The following are from one region of the Eubacterium sp. MSJ-33 genome:
- a CDS encoding heavy metal translocating P-type ATPase, whose translation MTKKQKKVLVRIIIAAVLVIALQFVPVEGYVRFGLYMIPYLVIGYDILKKAGKGILNRQIFDENFLMAVATIGAIALGDYKEGTAVMLFYQIGELFQSYAVGKSRRNISELMDIRPDYANVEKDGELEQVDPDEIEIGTVIIVQPGEKVPIDGVVVEGTSSLNTSALTGESVPREVSVDDEITSGCINMTGLLKIRTTKEFGESTVSKILELVENASSRKSRSENFISKFAKVYTPAVCYGALALAILPPIVRMAFMGLAPEWGDWVYRALTFLVISCPCALVISIPLSFFAGIGGASREGVLVKGSSFLETLSQTKIVVFDKTGTMTKGVFEVNGIHHSPYKDEELLEYAALAESYSTHPISKSLQRAYGKPIDKNRVSDVEEIGGHGLTAKVDGKVVAAGNAKLMQKLGIEYHECSHVGTIVHVAIDGQYAGHILISDVIKEHAAEAIAALKKSGIEKTVMLTGDAKNVAEHVAAQLGIDEVCSELLPGDKVEKVEELLTKKPEKDKLAFVGDGINDAPVLSRADIGIAMGALGSDAAIEAADIVLMDDDPLKISKAIRISRKCLRIVYENIYFAIGIKVICLVLGALGIANMWFAIFADVGVMILAVLNAIRTLFVKKL comes from the coding sequence ATGACGAAGAAGCAGAAGAAGGTATTGGTTCGAATCATTATTGCAGCGGTATTGGTAATCGCATTGCAGTTTGTCCCGGTAGAAGGATATGTGCGGTTCGGACTGTATATGATTCCATATCTGGTGATCGGATATGATATCCTGAAGAAGGCGGGGAAGGGAATTTTAAACCGGCAGATTTTTGATGAGAATTTCCTGATGGCAGTTGCCACCATCGGCGCGATTGCGCTTGGTGATTACAAGGAAGGCACTGCGGTTATGCTCTTCTATCAGATCGGAGAGCTGTTTCAGAGCTATGCCGTTGGCAAGAGCCGCCGGAATATCAGTGAACTGATGGATATCCGCCCGGATTATGCGAATGTAGAGAAGGACGGAGAGCTCGAGCAGGTCGATCCGGATGAGATCGAGATCGGTACGGTTATCATCGTACAGCCGGGTGAGAAGGTGCCAATCGATGGTGTCGTTGTCGAAGGAACATCATCCTTAAATACAAGTGCACTGACCGGTGAGAGTGTACCGCGCGAAGTCAGCGTGGATGATGAGATCACCAGTGGATGCATCAACATGACCGGCCTTTTAAAGATCCGTACGACGAAAGAATTCGGCGAGTCGACGGTATCGAAGATTTTGGAACTAGTAGAGAATGCAAGTTCAAGAAAATCCCGTTCCGAGAACTTTATCTCGAAATTTGCGAAGGTTTATACACCTGCAGTCTGCTATGGTGCTTTGGCGCTTGCTATCCTGCCGCCGATCGTGCGGATGGCATTTATGGGGCTTGCGCCGGAATGGGGCGACTGGGTATACCGTGCCCTGACATTCCTTGTAATCAGCTGTCCGTGTGCGCTGGTAATCAGTATCCCGCTCAGCTTCTTTGCAGGTATCGGTGGCGCGAGCCGGGAAGGTGTCCTTGTCAAAGGCTCAAGCTTCTTAGAGACATTGTCGCAGACGAAGATCGTCGTATTCGATAAGACCGGTACGATGACGAAGGGCGTATTTGAAGTAAATGGTATCCACCACAGTCCATATAAGGATGAAGAGCTGCTTGAATATGCAGCCCTTGCAGAGAGTTATTCCACCCATCCGATCAGCAAAAGCTTACAGCGTGCGTATGGCAAGCCGATCGATAAGAACCGTGTCAGTGATGTGGAGGAAATCGGTGGTCATGGACTGACAGCAAAGGTGGATGGAAAGGTTGTTGCAGCCGGAAATGCAAAGCTCATGCAGAAGCTTGGTATCGAGTATCATGAGTGCAGCCATGTCGGAACAATCGTACATGTGGCGATTGATGGACAATACGCCGGACATATCCTGATCTCGGATGTCATTAAGGAGCATGCGGCAGAAGCAATTGCGGCACTGAAGAAGTCCGGTATAGAGAAAACCGTTATGCTGACCGGCGATGCGAAGAATGTGGCAGAGCATGTAGCCGCACAGCTAGGCATCGACGAAGTATGCAGTGAACTGCTTCCGGGCGATAAGGTGGAAAAGGTTGAAGAACTCTTGACGAAAAAGCCGGAAAAGGATAAACTTGCATTTGTGGGTGACGGCATCAACGATGCACCGGTTCTTTCGCGTGCCGATATCGGTATTGCGATGGGCGCGCTTGGTTCGGACGCGGCGATTGAAGCTGCAGACATCGTATTGATGGATGACGATCCGCTGAAGATCTCGAAGGCAATCCGGATCTCGAGAAAATGTCTTCGTATCGTATATGAGAATATTTATTTTGCGATTGGTATTAAAGTAATCTGTCTGGTACTCGGCGCACTTGGTATTGCAAATATGTGGTTTGCTATTTTTGCAGATGTCGGAGTTATGATACTGGCAGTGTTAAATGCGATTCGTACATTGTTTGTAAAGAAACTTTAG
- a CDS encoding cation transporter, whose product MKKTYKIDVDCANCANKMEDAAKNTAGVKDATVNFMALKMIVEFEEGADAKAVMKDVLKNCKKVEDDCEIFL is encoded by the coding sequence ATGAAGAAGACTTACAAGATTGATGTTGATTGTGCAAACTGTGCAAATAAGATGGAGGACGCTGCGAAGAATACAGCCGGTGTCAAGGACGCAACTGTAAACTTTATGGCACTCAAGATGATTGTAGAGTTTGAAGAAGGCGCAGATGCAAAGGCAGTTATGAAGGACGTTCTGAAGAACTGCAAGAAGGTTGAGGATGACTGCGAGATCTTCTTATAA